In Bacteroidia bacterium, a genomic segment contains:
- a CDS encoding serine hydrolase, with amino-acid sequence MRILLLITAATILCFSCSNSPQPEKGLLENILENRGGVVEQVMKDPGKYRLQILYTQVDRDSLNRPHFTTSGFRVNEQEYFYPASTVKLPAAILALEKLNNLGTPNLDRHTTMLTDSAYSGQSSVMTDSTSATGFPSIGHYIRKIFLVSDNDAFNRLYEFIGQGPFNRELQVKGFAGTRILHRLSIFLTPDENRHTNPVNFMYDGEKIYWQPLIYNDRPVPLPDAVFIGKGDMMDDSVLVMKPKDFTGKNAFPLMDQHLLLREVMFPGSVDGKPKFNLTDNDYQFLYQAMSELPSESVYPAYDSTHYYDSYVKFLMFGDSKKKIPEHIRIYNKVGAAYGFLIDNAYIVDKKSGVEFFLSASIYVNENEIFNDEVYEYDTIGFPFLGELGRIIYDFELNRPRKFRPVFTDQLR; translated from the coding sequence ATGAGGATTCTGCTTCTGATTACCGCTGCTACTATTTTGTGTTTCTCTTGTTCCAACTCTCCCCAACCTGAAAAAGGCCTGCTGGAAAATATTTTGGAAAACCGGGGTGGGGTAGTAGAACAAGTCATGAAGGATCCCGGGAAATACCGGTTGCAGATTCTTTATACCCAGGTGGACAGAGACAGTCTCAATCGCCCACATTTTACGACTTCAGGTTTTCGTGTGAATGAACAGGAGTATTTTTACCCTGCGAGTACGGTCAAATTGCCCGCGGCAATACTGGCTCTGGAAAAACTTAATAATCTGGGAACGCCCAATCTGGATCGCCATACAACCATGCTGACAGACAGCGCATATAGTGGACAATCATCGGTAATGACCGATTCTACCTCTGCTACGGGTTTCCCTTCCATCGGGCATTATATACGGAAGATATTCCTGGTGAGTGATAATGATGCATTTAACCGGTTATATGAATTTATCGGGCAGGGGCCATTTAACAGAGAGCTACAAGTCAAAGGATTTGCCGGAACACGCATTCTTCATAGACTGTCCATTTTCCTTACACCTGATGAAAACCGCCATACGAATCCTGTAAATTTCATGTATGACGGAGAAAAGATTTACTGGCAGCCATTGATTTACAATGATCGGCCTGTGCCACTTCCGGACGCTGTTTTTATCGGAAAAGGCGACATGATGGATGATAGCGTGCTGGTGATGAAGCCGAAAGATTTTACCGGAAAAAATGCTTTCCCATTGATGGATCAGCACCTTTTATTGCGGGAAGTTATGTTTCCTGGTTCGGTGGACGGAAAACCCAAATTCAACCTGACAGACAACGACTACCAGTTTCTGTATCAGGCAATGTCCGAACTCCCCTCCGAATCAGTATATCCGGCGTATGACAGCACCCACTATTACGATAGCTATGTAAAATTCCTGATGTTTGGTGATTCGAAGAAAAAAATCCCGGAACATATTCGTATATACAATAAAGTCGGAGCTGCTTACGGATTTTTGATCGACAATGCCTATATCGTTGATAAGAAAAGTGGTGTGGAATTTTTCCTTTCCGCATCGATATATGTGAATGAGAATGAAATATTCAACGATGAAGTATATGAATACGACACGATAGGGTTTCCCTTCTTAGGAGAATTGGGAAGAATTATTTATGACTTTGAATTGAACCGTCCGCGCAAGTTTCGGCCAGTTTTTACCGATCAGTTGCGTTGA
- a CDS encoding arylsulfatase, with amino-acid sequence MRACKLLIICTLTLLTVGCSQRHSLPPNIVLIMTDDQGYGDLRMMENPLIETPNIDAMATRSATLQRFYVSPVCAPTRASLMTGRYNYRTRAIDTWIGRAMMDTREVTVAEILREAGYATGIFGKWHLGDCYPMRPQDQGFEEVLVHRGGGLAQPSEPFENNRRYTNPILFRNGEQVQTEGFCTDVYFREAIAFMEKSQAAGKPFFAYIPTNAPHDPFEDVPQELYEKYSQRDFSSLFRKAVADTAKENDKIARIFSMVENADQNVGKLFENLDRLGLTQHTLVIFMTDNGANTMRYVGNIRGMKSNVHEGGIRSFFIAHWPERFRPGTTSDRIAAHIDLLPTFLEVAGVSLPDSVNIDGRSLIPLLTGNVGEWPDRNLFIQSHRGDSAIRYHNFAAISQQYKLVHPSGFGSEQMPENVPFELYDLKSDPGEAHNLAESMPDKAAQLRSVYDQWFSDVSSTRPDNYAKPAIIIGSDKEPVTVLTKQDWQKTGGNGWGSEGFWRLLPSREGMYHVEVRLSQPRPGTKVEIRIGEQQWAKITGENEVMVSFDPVSLAKEETRLAASLENEKGLPENFHIFVNATDR; translated from the coding sequence ATGAGAGCCTGTAAACTATTGATAATCTGCACCCTGACTTTGCTGACCGTCGGTTGCAGTCAAAGGCATTCCCTTCCGCCAAATATCGTCCTGATCATGACCGATGATCAGGGTTACGGGGATCTGAGGATGATGGAAAATCCACTCATAGAGACACCCAATATCGATGCTATGGCAACGCGCAGTGCAACTTTGCAGCGGTTTTATGTAAGTCCGGTCTGCGCGCCTACGCGCGCCAGCCTCATGACGGGTCGCTACAATTACCGTACCCGTGCGATCGATACCTGGATCGGCCGAGCCATGATGGACACCCGTGAAGTGACGGTCGCTGAAATTCTCCGCGAAGCGGGCTATGCAACCGGAATTTTTGGCAAATGGCACCTCGGCGACTGCTATCCCATGCGCCCGCAGGATCAGGGATTTGAGGAGGTACTCGTTCACCGTGGCGGCGGGCTCGCACAACCTTCTGAGCCATTTGAAAACAACCGGCGTTATACCAACCCTATTCTTTTCCGTAACGGTGAGCAGGTTCAAACCGAAGGATTTTGTACCGACGTATATTTCCGCGAGGCGATTGCTTTTATGGAGAAAAGCCAGGCGGCAGGAAAACCGTTTTTCGCCTATATTCCTACGAACGCGCCGCACGATCCATTTGAGGATGTACCGCAGGAGTTGTATGAAAAATATTCCCAGCGTGATTTTTCCTCACTTTTCAGAAAGGCCGTTGCCGACACTGCAAAGGAAAATGACAAAATCGCGAGAATATTTTCCATGGTGGAAAATGCAGACCAGAATGTGGGAAAACTATTTGAAAACCTCGACAGACTGGGACTGACACAACACACGCTGGTGATTTTTATGACAGACAATGGAGCAAACACCATGCGGTATGTCGGCAATATCAGGGGAATGAAGTCGAATGTTCACGAGGGGGGAATCCGGTCGTTTTTTATCGCACATTGGCCTGAAAGGTTTAGGCCTGGCACTACCAGCGACCGCATCGCTGCGCATATAGACCTTTTGCCGACTTTTCTGGAAGTGGCAGGGGTAAGTCTTCCGGATAGTGTCAACATCGACGGACGAAGCCTGATTCCACTGCTTACAGGAAATGTTGGCGAGTGGCCTGACCGCAATCTTTTTATCCAGAGCCATCGCGGGGATTCAGCCATCCGCTATCACAATTTTGCAGCGATTTCCCAACAATATAAACTTGTACACCCTTCAGGTTTTGGTTCGGAACAAATGCCTGAAAATGTTCCATTTGAATTATATGACCTTAAATCTGACCCGGGAGAAGCCCATAATCTGGCGGAATCTATGCCCGATAAAGCAGCCCAACTCCGATCTGTGTATGATCAATGGTTTTCAGACGTCTCTTCTACAAGGCCCGACAATTATGCCAAACCTGCTATAATCATTGGCTCTGATAAAGAGCCGGTAACTGTGCTTACCAAACAAGATTGGCAAAAAACGGGTGGAAATGGCTGGGGAAGTGAGGGGTTTTGGCGATTGTTGCCTTCCCGTGAAGGTATGTATCATGTGGAAGTGCGCCTTTCCCAGCCCAGGCCGGGTACAAAAGTTGAAATTCGTATAGGTGAACAACAATGGGCGAAGATCACCGGAGAAAATGAAGTCATGGTCAGTTTTGATCCGGTTTCCCTGGCAAAGGAAGAAACCAGGCTAGCCGCATCGCTTGAAAATGAAAAGGGTTTACCGGAGAATTTTCACATTTTTGTCAACGCAACTGATCGGTAA
- a CDS encoding DUF1501 domain-containing protein, with translation MEKYYHTRRQFFTRAGMGLGAAALSLLLPTGLRAKEDFFSGDILPGQPHFPARAKRVIYLFQSGGPSQIETFDYKPVLRQWHGKEIPSSLRGTQRNSGMVSEQASFPLVGSFVDFKPYGKSGIHVSDLLPYTAGVVDELCVVKSVFTEAINHEPAVMFVQTGSQQSGRPSMGAWLSYGLGSENENLPAFVVMVSKGGSAQPLSAAAWSNGFLPAQHQGVQFRSGKDPVLYLNNPDGISQAHRRESLDYIQQLNEAQKNHWEDPMIDAKIHQYEMAYRMQMSVPEVADLSDEPAHILDLYGPDARIPGTYAYNCIMARRLAEKDVRFIQLYHMGWDQHGGLPSGISRQCRDTDQPTAALIKDLKQRGLLEDTLVVWGGEFGRTAFSQGRLTRDNYGRDHHPGCFTMWMAGGGVKQGFSFGETDDFSYNVAQNGVHVHDMQATILHLMGMDHERLIFKHQGRRYRLTDVHGRPVTDILA, from the coding sequence ATGGAAAAATACTACCACACACGCCGCCAGTTTTTTACCAGAGCCGGAATGGGCCTGGGTGCCGCAGCACTTTCTCTTCTGCTTCCGACAGGATTGCGGGCAAAAGAAGATTTTTTTTCAGGAGACATCCTTCCCGGACAGCCACATTTCCCTGCCCGGGCCAAAAGAGTCATTTATCTTTTCCAGAGTGGCGGCCCCTCACAGATCGAAACTTTTGATTACAAACCCGTGCTGAGGCAATGGCATGGAAAGGAAATTCCTTCTTCTCTGCGCGGCACGCAGCGCAACTCGGGTATGGTTTCCGAACAGGCGAGTTTTCCGCTGGTGGGTTCATTTGTGGATTTCAAGCCATACGGGAAATCCGGTATCCACGTCAGTGACCTCCTTCCTTATACTGCCGGGGTCGTGGACGAGTTGTGTGTGGTTAAATCTGTATTTACGGAAGCGATTAACCATGAGCCCGCAGTGATGTTTGTACAAACAGGTTCCCAACAAAGCGGTCGCCCGTCTATGGGTGCCTGGCTGAGTTATGGACTGGGGTCAGAAAATGAAAACCTTCCGGCCTTTGTGGTGATGGTTTCCAAAGGTGGTTCGGCACAACCCTTGAGTGCCGCAGCATGGAGCAATGGGTTTTTGCCTGCTCAGCATCAGGGGGTACAATTTCGCAGTGGCAAAGATCCTGTGCTGTATCTCAATAATCCTGATGGTATTTCCCAGGCACATCGTCGCGAGTCGCTGGACTACATCCAACAGTTAAACGAGGCGCAAAAAAATCATTGGGAAGACCCCATGATCGATGCCAAAATCCATCAGTATGAAATGGCCTACCGGATGCAAATGTCGGTGCCGGAAGTCGCAGATCTTTCTGACGAACCCGCTCATATCCTCGACCTCTATGGTCCTGATGCGCGTATTCCCGGCACTTATGCCTATAACTGCATTATGGCCCGCAGGCTGGCAGAAAAGGATGTTCGCTTTATCCAGCTCTATCATATGGGCTGGGATCAGCATGGCGGACTTCCATCGGGCATTTCCCGGCAGTGCCGCGACACCGATCAGCCAACCGCTGCGCTGATCAAAGACCTGAAACAACGCGGATTGCTGGAAGATACGCTGGTCGTCTGGGGGGGAGAATTTGGCCGTACCGCTTTTTCTCAGGGACGACTTACCAGAGACAACTACGGACGGGATCACCACCCGGGTTGTTTTACCATGTGGATGGCCGGAGGCGGGGTGAAACAGGGGTTTTCCTTTGGAGAAACCGATGATTTCAGTTATAATGTTGCCCAAAATGGTGTCCATGTCCACGATATGCAGGCGACGATTTTGCACCTAATGGGTATGGATCACGAAAGACTGATTTTCAAACATCAGGGCCGCCGGTACAGACTGACAGATGTCCATGGAAGGCCCGTTACTGATATCCTTGCCTAA